One genomic region from Pecten maximus chromosome 5, xPecMax1.1, whole genome shotgun sequence encodes:
- the LOC117327713 gene encoding tail-anchored protein insertion receptor WRB-like encodes MIFLIVVFLLVLLFSVLPSYSGDITKRLSKFLLHVSDEELNLRSQVRELKAEQDSISMTDEFARYAKIQRRIDKLMTQVKESNSTRMQKSSLLSMLVRIVIYVTQALTMITLVFRYRNEPLLMFPSEWFYPLQKFVALPTGIPGALGIACWIMVCTATVYRIKQFLVS; translated from the exons ATGATTTTCTTAATAGTTGTTTTCCTTTTAGTCCTTCTATTTTCAGTGCTGCCATCGTATTCTGGAGATATAACCAAAAGA TTGAGCAAGTTTCTCTTGCATGTCTCTGATGAAGAATTAAACTTGCGGTCACAAGTAAGAGAACTGAAGGCTGAGCAGGACTCTATCAGTATGACAGATGAATTTGCTAGATATGCCAAAATTCAACGCCGTATTGATAAATTGATGACGCAGGTCAAAGAATCAA ATTCTACCAGGATGCAGAAGAGCTCACTCTTGTCAATGCTTGTCAGAATTGTAATATATGTGACACAA GCACTAACGATGATAACATTGGTTTTCCGGTACCGTAATGAACCTCTGTTGATGTTTCCCTCCGAATGGTTCTACCCTTTACAAAAGTTTGTAGCTCTGCCTACAGGAATACCAG GTGCCCTCGGTATAGCTTGTTGGATAATGGTGTGCACTGCTACAGTATATCGTATCAAGCAGTTCCTAGTCAGTTAA